AATCCTCGTGAGGTACTACCTCGAGAGCCGGCAGATCCCCCGTTTGGGTCGCGTCGTCATGCTCGCGCCTCCGAACCAGGGCAGCGAGGTCGTCGACCGGTTGAGCGACGTTCCGGGCTTCGAGGCCATGAACGGCCCCGCCGGTCTTCAGCTGGGAACGGACGAACACAGTGTCCCGTCCAGACTGGGGCCGGTCAGCTACGAGGTCGGGATCATCGCGGGCACCGAAACGTTCAACCCGATTCTCTCTCAGTACTTGCCGAATCCCGATGACGGCAAAGTCTCCGTTGAGAACACGAAGGTGGAAGGAATGAGCGACTTCATCGTCTTGCCACATTCGCATCCCTTCATCATGCAGGCGCCGGCCGCTATCGAG
Above is a window of bacterium DNA encoding:
- a CDS encoding alpha/beta hydrolase; this translates as MAAVPASLSADCVILLHGLLRTSASMEKAAAAFEARGYTTANIDYPSRDLPVEDLAPLALEAGLAACPDEGTIHFVTHSLGGILVRYYLESRQIPRLGRVVMLAPPNQGSEVVDRLSDVPGFEAMNGPAGLQLGTDEHSVPSRLGPVSYEVGIIAGTETFNPILSQYLPNPDDGKVSVENTKVEGMSDFIVLPHSHPFIMQAPAAIEQAVSFIESGRFVHDAPDEPSEPQR